aCAAGGTGCTTAGCGCTCATTTACTAGAAAGTAGAGATAAGCCCCTAGTGAATATTGTCTattcgccttgtacacacatccacCCCAATCAGACTCTTGCGATCCTGAATGCTTCACCTATCGATGGTTGTAACACTGTTTGATTGTCCAATGGAAGAGAAGCGGCTAAAGGAAACAACTTGTACGGGATGTCGTTGGTGTAAACATCGCTGACGcttattttttgtgaaaaaaacaacaaacaaataatattggaAGCAATTAGAGAGGTGATTGGGATAATTGTCATTAATTTGAACCGGTAAGTTTCTTTGTCTAAGTCCAAGGTCCGTAACATCGCcgaaaatcaatggaccggaacgaaactcatgCTTCATCAGTAAGTCGTGTGGATAGACTCACACACCAATTATCcggtcaatatcttaaagcatCGTGAAAAAACAGACAGTCGGACGGACAGAtctactgctatatgccatcctaccgggggcataacaatcagCTCAATACCTTAACGAGTTTCACAAAAACAACCGGAAACGGTTATTGTAGATAAATTGTTTAAGTTCAAtacccataacttcgccaaaaatcaatgggctgaacgaatttcacacttcatctgaagTGCATGTAGGTAGCCTAACATaccaaaatcagctcaatatctgaaagcgttgcgtaaaaaagcTCCTGAAAACGGTTATTATACACTAAAGTCCAGTCTAATGTCTGAGTTGTAGACGATTGTGATGGTTCATCTGTGTTGGTGATGGTGAAAGTAAAAATGTGCAATAGACATTTTAGgaattttctttgaaacttgaGAAGGAGGTTTGAATTAAAAGAGAAAAtgctattatggttatatgtcagtcatacttaatgatacatttcataaaacatgtaaatgtttttgattatcaaagtttttttccttcttcaGCAAAGATCATATATTAATGAAATCTGAAGCTTTTAGCATTGGTGTGAATTTTTACAcccatgtttaaagctttagacttcagaaaggtgctgatttacctGTTATATTCCatacatttaatttacaaaataagttttttcAGGCATGAAAAATCAccttgaaaaataattaaaaaagaagaggGAGGGAAGACCCCTTTTACTTCTTCCCCGGTTGGGCCACAGTCAGAAATCATTAAATGAAATGCAAAATTAATCATGAAAATATTACAGTTTGTTTTTACTCAAAGCGTTGTACAACTTATtaagctttatatatatatataaattatgtacataCATACTAACATATATTGTAGATGTTATTACCGGTAATCAACAATagtaaaaacatttctttaataaaatgtgttgtaaTACGTTGAAACgcgtttatttaattgttttacctAGCATACATAACTACATGCACTCTCGATACGAATTATGCGTATAACTATACTATAAGTTTATTTACTGTTCACCAATCGTACGTCTTTTAACATAAGAGTGCGTGCACTATCAAATGTCGTTTCAGGCAGATCCATGGGTGCGCGCGCAGCCGTGGGTGTTGCGAACGACATTGCTGGAATCCCATTGGACGCCAAAGTAGCGGGAGTGGTCTGCATCTCCTACCCACTCCACCCCAAAGGTGATACCGCCAGCCTGCGAGATGGGCCTCTGAAGGAGTGCGTTAAATCGCTGTGCTTTATCAGCGGAACCCGCGACGAAATGTGTGAGAAATGTTTACTTGAGAAGGTGTTGCAAAATGTGAAGACTTTCAATGTTAATTGGATCGATGATGCCAATCATGGCTTATCATTGCGAAAAAAGGCGAAAGGAGATCAGCAAACACAAATTGAACAAATCATGAAAGAGACGATTGTAAATTGGGCTTTGCAGTTAAGTCAAGACCGTACGAAAGCCGTAGACGTAAGAGACGTTGATGACAAAGTAATTGATGAACTTGGAGAAACAAAACGCAAGAGGGATACGTCAAAAACTGTCAAGAAAGTAAACAGAAAGACAAAGAAGCAGAAATAAATGGATAAGCAAACATTACTAAAAATTACACATTGACGTCTAGTTATTTCTTCTTTAACGTATATGCTTGTATGAACATTTAGAAAAACAAACGATACAGAACTACAACAAAAATGGTTGAAAAAAAGTCTTTACTACAGAAGCCATTGTTGTATTTGCCCTCTCGCCCAAGTATACACATGAATAATCATGTGTAATATCTCTTTAAAATATCTCCATTTATCTTGTTTTTGCCAGTAATTTATTAGGAATTGTAAACATGCACCATTAATTTAGGTTAATTAAAAGTTAACATATTTGAGATCAATACCAACTGTATGTATTGAATCATGTTATGGAAGATAACATACACTACAATTGTAATCGAAGTATGCAAAAAGTAGTTCTCCTTGCAATTGCGAAACTATTGAATGACTGCCAAACTTGATAATATTCAGGTAATCGAGTTTTTCAACTAACTGTCTTTCGTTTTTCTTAAGATTTGTAAAGGCGTCTACGAAGTTTCTCACAACGAAAGCAATTGATTAAAAAGGAATAATACTAATGTATATTTAAAGGGTgcttatatttttgaaaaatgtaagTGTAAAATAGGAAGTTTGTTGATTACGATAACGGTGTTTTATGCATTTCTACTCATTGGAGAATGTGATGCCCTGATCAATGGTTTGGATAGCAGATAAAATGTTAAAAGAACTAGAATTACATTATAAGTGTTAGCAATGCGAAATGGAAATGGCGACAAACGTGTCGTCAGCGATAACACAAGCAACATCAATAAAAAGTTTCAAATATGACAATTCAGGAAATGCTAAATATGATCATTATATTGAGCCATCGATTGGTAAAACTGCTAGTGACCTAAAATCACATAGTTaacaatgcaaataaattaatgGACGATTTGGAGCGGTCATTTATTTAGTCGTGACGTTATTCCGTCTGGTAAAACTGTGTGGTGTCTTTTAACGACGAAAGTTGTATGAATTACTGAAGCAATTTGATAAAGCAATACAAATCCATGCGTTGAAaacaattagtttaaacctatttattttagctcgattgcatcgaaagcctaaggcttatataaacgctctcgagtccgtttcctgggcctagaaccagtacttggtgtctttggggaagatctcaagaacgctcccacggtggggatcgaacccgtgacctcccggtcgctaggcggacaccatatccattacaccacggcgacttaaaaaatgaaaattgaaaacaattaGTGAATTAAACGGAATGAAAGCAAATAaacttacaaaatcaaagactgAAAGATGAAAATTACCAAATGCCACCTCCTTAAAGCGGACCTGGAACCCCTTCATGTGCACGTAATGCTTGATTCGCACTACAACATGTACATCGAATATTTCAACCAAAGTACGAGCGAAAGACGCAGATTCATTTTTCACCAGGATAatcagcagacagacagacagacatatttttttttattcaagacttatacaaagtacatcgtctatataattatacaatcgcacatatatattgtcacgtgatgaaataaataagcagaaaaataaataagcagaaaAAAAAGTTAGGTACAAAAAATCTACACTGAAAGCAAAACTCGTGGTTTTTTAAATCAGCCATCGAAAGGTCAGCTGCGAGGAACGACCGCAGGTTACGAAAGTGTTGCCAAATGCgatgttttcttaattaaaaaaagtatatgagTGACAAGAAGCTTCTGAGCTTTTGGTGGCGTCAGCACTGGGGCACGCTTGGGGCacatgattttttgtgtaaaggtTGGTGCATCGGTGTTCACGTTTTTGTACATGCAGTAGTACATTATATCTGGGTCATTTGTGAATTGTATGTGGTTCTATGTTGCCAGTTATGCACGTTAAATGGTATTTGCGTTGTTGTTTCTGGGCTTGGTGTGAGGTTTGGCATGcctttaaactggtttaaacccaAAATGCTTGGTATTAATCGTTCTTAGGTGGCAACACCAGCATTTATCAGTCGTCTATGATTTATATCGTATGTTTTCTGTCGTAATGTAGTACAGGCAATCGGTGTTTGGCCTAAAGTAAAAGACTTGCGGACGGGAATTTCACTCCTGCTGATTTTTCGTGAGTTTCATTATTCTTATGTATATGAATCATGAAAAGACATTGCCTACAGTttgcataatatatatttgtatcacCATTTAATATAAATGATATACATGCTAATATTGGTGGCACTGTACACCGCATCTTATAGCGTTTTTCATTACTATTAAGGTGGTCATACGTAGTAAACATGGCACATGGGGTTTCTTTTCCCAACAAATTTTACTCTTCTAGTTCGTATAGTGATTGAAACTGTAACTCTGATAATCGCCCCTATGAACtcataaatacatattataattTCCTTTCAACAGTTAGAACCATATCAATGGTTAAGTTTCCCGTACAGCTATGAGCTTGACAGAAAGCTCTCCTCTGATTTTGATATGGGATATTGACAGCGTAGTAGTAATCTTATTTTGTGCTTGCCAAACACAAATATAGTCAggcatgatttttttatttaatgaaagttGGTTTTATTTTATGGGCAAATTCActtgttaattattattatattattttaacgtGTTACAATGGTGGTCCGACAAAATAACGTcgccaaaataaacaaaacagcaAACGACGGGTCAGTCTTATTTAGTAAACAAGTTCTGTTCTAGAAAAAAAACTCGGATGCATAAATCCTATTAAGCATCGGAATGGACGTACTTGGTGTACCTGAAAACGACTGACTCAAATTAAAGATAGTATAATATTAACATAAGTAAACACATTaatttgaaaatgaataaaaacgttatcaaatttatttgttaacactCACTCGTTAATTTGCACTTTTTGATATGCGAGgaaaatatcatattaaaaagACACAAATAACGTCGTATTTTTCTACAATATAGATTAAATTaccatttataagcatatatatGAATGCGAGAATGCAATAGGGTACACATATCATGTTAGAATACTCCCAAAAATGAACAACTGCTGTAACAAATTGACGTTTACAGAGTCTTAGGACCATCCAtgctttgtttttttaatagGTGGCCATTATAGGGCTTATTTAATACTTAATGTAAGGCATTTTAAGTACCAATATTTTTCGTTGCGTAACGGTGGAAATAAACAGCTAACGCTAATGCATATTAACGTACCGTGTTACTTGTTTACAACAGCACATATAAACAAAGATATGACAGTAAAAGTTTAAACAcgtgttttgtatttatatactGTTATGTTCACCTTTGAATTATGATACACCTGTGCTACTAGCATTATGCATCTTTGATTAAATGGGCTGAATGAATTTTTTGTCTCACAAATTATATCAAGCAATGTGGATTAAAATCGGTTTGAGAGCTAACTTAATGTAACGATTAGCCAAGAAATAATTGCAAGCCAAACGATCGTCTTGAACGACCTCGATCAAATGTGCCTGTGTAGACAATAAcggaaaaacatgactgccatgACGTATGAGTCGTGTTTGAATCTGGATTAAGGGTGTTCAAAGGTTAGCTAACCAGCTAAAATCTTAAAAAACTAATATTACTAAACGAGAAGCAACATTTATGATACAGTTTTGGTGAACCTTTGTCGCAATGTTTTGCTTTACAATAACAAGGCAACGTTTGAGTTGGTTCAAATTGTGTCACCAGGTCAAGATTTCGACTCTTCACGTATCTTAAACTCAGATGTGCGCTTTAAGGCCACACACCGTGATTtgttgtacatttttaaatctaTCAATCAAAAGCCGCAAGGATTCACAATCATAGCTATTCTGTATCCAATATGGCCGTACTTATCCAAAGAGGCGGACTTAAAGAATAATTCTGAATTCATCTCGCGAATTGTAATGATTGGCTCGCATGCGAACGTCTGATAATCGCAGAAATATGTGCATACTACTAATGGTAATGGATTAAGTGACGCAATCATGTTGAGTGATATAATGAAACATGAAGAGAAATCGACATCACGAGGTTTTTCTGTTTGTAGTGAGAGCCTTTTAGTGTGTGCAATTCAACATGTATACTGGAACAAACGCGGTAGGatgtgttttttgtcaatgttaaGTATGCGTATCATCTTtctgtctttttttaaatacatttttatgataTCAAGTAACTATTACTCAAATGATGATTATGGGATTCCTTTGTATTTAACAAAGACAATATATctgcaattttatttatttacaatttcatGTTGCTTTAAGACACTTGTGAATATCCGCCCtgtttaaatagtttatacaTTATATGATTTATACGACCTgattaactacatgtacatgaaatcaGTTCATTACTTGATAATTAAGTTCATTGCAATAGACCAAGTTCTTAGTTTGAttagttttgttatttttacttttgaatggtcatattttattgtaaatttttaaacgatttatatataaaatatcttGTTTGCAAAACATATGAAATATTCTTCTCTAATTGCCTTCAATATTGAAATGCAGTTGAAGCATAAAAATTTACGTTGAATTCAATGacttttattataaatttcaCATAACCAGAAATTATCGTTATTTATTCAGAATGCAGCGAACCGATCTTTGTGTctgttacatattttgtataGCAAACCAGTTGTTCCTAACTGACTCGTATCTCATTTTTTTGCAATACATGATATATATGTTGGTCAGCGATAATCAATGataaaaaactaattatttactgGTGCCGATGTTAAAATCTGAAACACGCAATTTTCATTAGAAACATATCCTTAATCTAAggcaaaatatattttcttattttattcaGGGCAAATTAATAGTACATAGTAAAACAACGACAAGAACTGTTAAGCATACACGTACTTGTTATAAAGCTCATCGGTGTTTTGTGTGTGCgtgaatttactttaaaattatgttttaaatgcaGCTTGAAAACTAAATGTGTTACTTTTTTTAATAGTATTATAGGTGACGAATATATTTGTATACACATATTATGTATACATACCTAATGCATGCATACTTTTAATTTTTATGATCATCAACATAAGTTTTACGGAACGTGtgctcatacatgtatatatttatcagGGACTCAAATCAAAAGCTTTACAGCCAAATCTGATGTTTATTTGTATGCATTCGAAACGTTTCATTTCAAACGCATCCAAATTAGAAAACTAATTTATTGATCAATGCTTGCATGCTTATAAGGAAATATAggaatttatattaaacaaaaatacaattttgtgtagATTCTAATAAACGAAAGTTGTGGTCTTGTGTCAAATTTTATAAGAAAAATACAAACGCCTTATGAAATAATATCAAAATGACTTgaaatattaatgataaaatgAGTTATATAAGTTTAATAATCAATAAGAAAGGCACCATATATCAAGAAATAATAGTACAAAGTCGGTTTGCTGTGTCTGAAAGTAGTATGGGCAAATTGTAGGGCGCTCAATACCGCcccgtttataaatatttatcgaCTTACTTATCAGACGCAACAATTTAAACTCAAGTAATAACTATTGAATACATTCATATTCCTTTTAAATTTAAACAGGCAAAGTAAACCAGATTAATCGGCTTCAATAAACATAGACAACACACAGTTAATTTTGACAATGTCTCTGATATTGATAATGTTtcaaattacattatttattctTCGTATGGAGCCGTTTATTACAATCTCATTCCGCAAATGTTTCTTTCATTACTTGTGTAAGTGAGCTTTCTCGCAAGAAACATTGCATACATGCAATTAAATGGTGTGATGCTGGAAGCATGgtctaaattaatatattcagTAAGGTGATGCATTTAAATCATACTGCGAAAGCTGCCTCTTcgataacaaaatgatacataACCACACACTCAGCGTTCAATATTCCTAAATTATGTTTAacaccttaaagggatcttttcacgttttggtaaattgacaaaattgaagaaagttgtttcagattcgcaaattttcgttttagttattatatttgtgaggaaactgtaatactgaacatttaccatggtctaatatagccattatatgcatcttttgacgatttaaaaacctgaaaatgtttcagcgttgcaacgcgaaacgattgaataagttggagagttctgttgttgtcgtttaatttcgtgaaactacgaagattgcgtatatatagtgtaaaatacgtctctcatacatacttggccgagcggtctaattggtttttactccaggactccaggggtctctggttcgagccctgctgcgggctacttttttcctttttaaaattttattcttgtttttatacgggagctttttagatccaatgtttacatttatcaatacagtgcatttaatgacacactccaaaacatgccaatatctgtgaaaaggcccctttaatagttgTACTATGCCTTGACGTTATCAAGGTGGAACTTCAGCAGGTATTGTGTTATATTCACGATACTATAACTAATTCATAGCGGATTCCAATAAGTTAGGCAGTGCATATAAAATTTTGTGTGTTAAAGGTACATTTTTCATAAAACGGGCCACACACCATGAACTTGGCATACAATTTCAGCTGCCATTAACTTTTAAAACACTGTCAGCTGCCATGAACTTGCCAAAGACTGTCTGCAGCCATGAGCTTTTGATACAATGTATTCTGCCTTGTTCATGTCATACAATTTCGGCGGCTGTCATATACCACGACCATGTCATACGATGTCTTCTGCTTGCGTGTATGCAATAAGAACCGACAGTAGTTTTTATTACACATTATTTAATCTCCAAAAAGGAGTTCAAACAACTTTTGTCTGTTAATTGATTCAATGGAAATACAGCCAATTTACAGTAAATAAATGGAAGTTTATagacaaatatatattttgatatttctaTTGTttgccatgaaaaaaaaacacccatACGCATTTCCCCTCTTTTTgccttttaagctcacctgtcattaagtgacatggtgagcttatgtgaccgtgcgATGTCCGGCGTCCGCATgtgcgtgcgtgcttgcgtgtgtgcgtgtgtgcgtccgtcaacaatttgcttgtgtagatagtagaggtcacagttttcatccaatctttatgaaatttggtcagaatgtttatcttgatgaaatctggcttgggattgtatttgaatCATCTGAGGTCAAAACATAGGTCACTAggaaaaaaactaggtcaaataatagaaaaaccttgtatagacaatagaggtttcagttttcatccaatctttatgaaatttggtcagaatgtttatcttgatgaaatctggcttgggattgtatttgggtcatctggggtcaaaaactaggtcactaggtcaaaaactaggtcaactaatagaaaaactttgtgtagacaatagaggtcgcagtttcagttttttaatataatcatattttacggcatttcttactacaagaaaggacgaggctgtccagtaacctgggattgttggctgcattgcaccccctctcttcccctttgacaccccaccctttccccttcaaactcgaagagccatgtcggacaggagtgcacggtgcagggccttataccatgatAAACACTTATTTAGCCCTATCTTGAGTAATACCTAATCCCTTGGTATTATTGTCGACTTTGTCGATACTGCTAATTTTGTACCTTGTAGTACATTAAATCTTGTTATAACtgcaaatttccttatttttgtgtaaaactgctatcttatatagcaaattgccttatttttttctcaatactgCTATTTCTACACCATAGCAAACATTTTACTCTGTATTACACTAATTCATGttcaaattgctattttatatagcaaatttcctcaattttatattaaattgctattttatatagcaaattacctcggtttttctgtttaattgccattttacataccaaacaaggtactttagtactattccctccattgttatcaccaatatattaataatattggttgGATTGGAGCCTTTTGAGTTGTTTTActgcatctaggtaatatttggtctttttacgaTTTTACATCTTACCTTTTTCAATTTTCCTCCAATAGTATAcagactatttttcatttaccgtgcactccctctggtcctggggaaacaccattgtagactccatccccacaattacctcccttagttcaacTGATTGACATCACCCTGACTGGCTCTTTCTCCCCCCCCATACACACaccggcctacacttccaaaaatctTTTCTTCTTTCAACccccagggtggcaacatgtattttaaatatataaacgcatatagttctgtacatattgtaaataatgtactttttgtacaaatttagttgtttttgtctcatttttaactgtaaagcacattgtcttacctttatttttatgtggccctataaaggtgaccgtttggagacacgtaagtcattaccctcaacatataagttttttttactaaactcacttttaaatattgttttaatgccactctggggggacttcccttctccatagcccaatcctctttaagttccatacagacagggtcttacgttggagcattacggctatattccctgtctgcaagtgtttaacattgagccacatgcataaatttatacacattacatttttaataactcaatactcaattgcaacattaatatatatttgagagttatactccctatgtgttattatatattatgttttttcttttcttttttcatataattgcatgtaTACATGCAAATTCACCTTACATTTGAGAgctattaaatcaggctctggtATCCCCACtaattaatgttcatagataGACATATCTCTCCaacgattagatcttgttgtgtggcatttcgtttaaaccttaaatatacacataataatgGTACCTGACTATTCATGtaaatatatagtggcaatgttcaaccactttgtgatctggaaaaccctcaagtattattattttgtttctcaaaatattacacatctgtgtattcctttttctataagcattatattaaaataatcctatttggattttaacatttaaaacacagatcacaaagtctaaagactccaacaaacccattgcagtatatactgaaaagtgggtctagtaatgatgatgccacatacaacagtatgtgttttcaccatctttacttataaaaattgggctaatctttctctctctcctccttaaaaaacaaaacaaacaataacaatacaataacaacatcatatttataataataattaataataagtacagtaacataacataaacattttaatttataactataaaacaactccaagttcttttggatttattcatccttttctttcatttatattttctacatagaaactattattgtttactttttgttaaagtgCAACGCTAAGGTCGTCAGCCGTGGGGAAATTCTATttataaacggattgacctacttgcaatccttaataagaaatttcggccaatcagcgccatcgttttaaaagtgtatcaaccaataaaaacgccgccttttaacagcgttaggcccaGCCAGTGTAAAGTAATGCGTTTTTAACGCTTCTTAAATAAggatagatatttttaaaccaatagatttttattaaggcaccgcaccagcactgcaaagttttctatttatatcaatggaacAGCCCAtttaaaatcgggctgtccattttatggccgttttcgacctttttaagcagagttttatgttaagcagtttgctcgggcaatggtttttaaccgaagtcccgagggtaaacaatcccatttgttgttgttgtagaggtcgcagttttcatccaatctttatgaaatttggtcagattgttttgATGAAATCtcggttgggattgtatttgggtcatctgaggtcaaaaactaggtcactaggtcaaataatagaaaaaccgtcaacaatttgtttgtgtagacagtagaggtcacagttttcatctaatctttattaaatttggtaagaatgtttatcttgataaaaactgggttaGGATTGTATCTGGGTCATCTGTGATAAAACACCGCAGTCAAATACGGATTAAAAACGACATAAACAGCAGATTCTCATTTAAACAAGATGACAAAGTACATTAAAAACGTACATCTTCACAATGTGTAACTAATTATCATGTGAATATGACCTTACGTCCAGTTACTATAGTGTCTTTTAATTGGACAAGCTTTCGATTTATAATAATGCAAAACCATTATAACAAAGAGACGTCACACACTTGTTTAATACGGAAAAGGGATGTTTATTTTATGGTTACACCCTCATGTATTCTTTTATGATGGTCGAACATATAAACCATGAATAAAATTTGTTAACATCGCATtaaaatgtaactgtttatttttaGGAAATAAAATTTCCAATAAAGAAATTTTCTTAATTATGATTTCAAATTTATGATACGTACTAACGCGACAATCGACACAAGTTATTCAAATATTATCTGTGTACTTTATTTGTTTGCAATCT
This is a stretch of genomic DNA from Dreissena polymorpha isolate Duluth1 chromosome 7, UMN_Dpol_1.0, whole genome shotgun sequence. It encodes these proteins:
- the LOC127839207 gene encoding testis-expressed protein 30-like isoform X2, with protein sequence MNLPQLSALAQLLAMDGWVVVRFTCKGLNLAYRIKVYMAVLEYVVSQIVDVKSWVIGGRSMGARAAVGVANDIAGIPLDAKVAGVVCISYPLHPKGDTASLRDGPLKECVKSLCFISGTRDEMCEKCLLEKVLQNVKTFNVNWIDDANHGLSLRKKAKGDQQTQIEQIMKETIVNWALQLSQDRTKAVDVRDVDDKVIDELGETKRKRDTSKTVKKVNRKTKKQK
- the LOC127839207 gene encoding testis-expressed protein 30-like isoform X1: MSPIVDKSLIQIQFDGKLIDTCVERKTGTKLHSESSPNGIVLTHGAGGDMNLPQLSALAQLLAMDGWVVVRFTCKGLNLAYRIKVYMAVLEYVVSQIVDVKSWVIGGRSMGARAAVGVANDIAGIPLDAKVAGVVCISYPLHPKGDTASLRDGPLKECVKSLCFISGTRDEMCEKCLLEKVLQNVKTFNVNWIDDANHGLSLRKKAKGDQQTQIEQIMKETIVNWALQLSQDRTKAVDVRDVDDKVIDELGETKRKRDTSKTVKKVNRKTKKQK